Proteins from a genomic interval of Terriglobia bacterium:
- a CDS encoding CvpA family protein — protein sequence MHWNQWTLMDVVFIAIILVSTGFAVRKGLAREVISLVALFGGFILAACYYPAVARWFLDVTRTEAIANLIGFLAIFLASLLIGAVAAFLVNRFIKMASLEWIDRLMGAVFGFLRGWAVASIVALALIAFPLRQNTLARSVFAPYLLAGARAAVLLVPQQLKLKFNEEYQKILQTWNHNRSSV from the coding sequence ATGCACTGGAATCAGTGGACGCTCATGGACGTTGTCTTCATCGCCATCATTCTGGTGTCGACGGGCTTCGCCGTAAGGAAGGGCCTGGCGCGCGAAGTGATCAGCCTGGTGGCGCTGTTCGGCGGCTTCATCCTGGCCGCTTGCTATTACCCGGCTGTGGCCCGCTGGTTTCTGGATGTGACGCGGACGGAGGCCATCGCCAATCTGATCGGTTTTCTGGCCATCTTTTTAGCCTCCTTGCTGATAGGAGCAGTAGCGGCATTCCTGGTGAACCGATTCATCAAAATGGCCTCTCTCGAATGGATCGATCGCCTGATGGGAGCAGTGTTCGGCTTTCTCAGGGGTTGGGCGGTAGCGTCCATCGTGGCCCTTGCCCTCATCGCTTTCCCGCTACGTCAGAACACTCTGGCACGATCCGTATTCGCCCCATATCTGTTGGCAGGAGCTCGTGCTGCAGTTTTGCTTGTGCCGCAACAATTGAAGCTCAAATTCAACGAAGAATACCAGAAGATCTTGCAG